The window CGAACTGGCGGCGGACGAGATCGCGGGCGGCTGGGACCTGTACGCCGACCGCGTGCCGGACGACGGGAGCCCGGTCGAAACCGCCGAGCGGTCGCTCTCGGATCCCCACCTCCTGTTGCACACCGGCGGCTCGACGGGGACGCCCAAGGAGACGACGATCACCCACGGCTCGATCTACTGGAACTCGTTCAACACGATCACGGCCTGGGGACTGCGGCCCGACGACGTCGCCCCGATGGTGTTCCCGATCTTCCACACGGGCGGCTGGAACGTCCTCACGCTCCCGTTTTTCAACATGGGCGGCACGCTGATCATCGACCGCGAGGTCGAACCCGACCGCGTCCTGGAACAGATCGATCGCCACGGTGCGACGGTGCTCGTCGCGGTGCCGGCCGTGTTGCGGACGATGGCCCGCCACGACGGCTGGGAGCGGGCGGATCTCTCGACGCTTCGCTTCGTCAAGAGCGGCGGCGGCCCCTGTCGCGACGCGATCGTCCGCGCGTGGCGAAACCGTGGCGTCGAGTTCTCGCAGGGGTACGGGCTGACCGAGTGCGGGCCGAACAATTTCGCGATGCCCGACGAGTGGGCAAACGAGAAGGTCGCGAGCGTCGGCAAGCCCGTGATGCACACGGACGTCCGCGTGGTCGACGACGACGGGCGAGTGCTCGAGACCGGCGAGATCGGCGAACTCGAACTCGCCGGGCCCCACGCCGCGGCGGGCTACTGGGGCGATTCGGGCGAGGGCGAGGAGACCTTCGCCGACGGCTGGGTCTCGACGGGCGACCTGGCCCGGCGGGACGAGGACGGCTTCTACCACATCGAGGGTCGGAAGAAGAACATGTTCATCAGCGGCGGGGAGAACGTCTACCCACCCGAAGTCGAGGACGAGATCGCGGACCACCCCGCCGTTGCCGAAGTTCTCGTCATCGGCGTCCCAGACGACCAGTGGGGGACTGTCGGGAAGGCCGTCGTCGAACCAGCCGAGGACGCCGAGACCGAAGACGGGACACCGCTGACCCTGCGGGAACTCGAGGCCTACCTCGACGGCCGCCTCGCCCGATTCAAGATCCCCAAGTACCTCGAGTTCGTCGACGAGATGCCGACGAGCGGTCCCTCGAAGCTCGACCGGGCGGCCGTCAAGGATCGGTTCGGGGGTGAGCCGGAGTGACGCCGTCTACCCACCGACAGAGGCAAGTGGTAACATATCAAAGTCGGGACGAACGACAGGATCGTTCATGATCGACCTTACGCTGGACATGGAGCAGTACGACTGCCCGTTCATCGATACGACGGACGACCACGCCGTGTCGTTCTCGACGCTCCAGTGGGAGTTCGACCGTCACAGTCGTGAACTCGAGACCCGGATGATCGTCGAGGGAGAGAACCGGTCCGTCCTCGAGTCGGGGCTCTCGGCAGTCCAGGAGCACCCGAACATGCGAACCTGTGACCTGTTCAAGAAACGGGAGGAGCGAGCGGTCATCAGGACGGTGATCGACGAGACGGACGCGATGGCGACGATCAGGGCCAACGGCGGCTACATCACGGGGCCGTTCCACATCCAGGACGGAAGCGAACGCTGGGATATCGGCTTCGACGAGGAGGCGGACGCCGACGCTGCGCTCGCGGAACTCGAGCGGAACAACGAGTACTCGCTCGAAAGCCGCCAGGTCATGGCGTTCGACGCTGGTGGCGACGTTCTGGAACACGCCGAGGCCGCGCGCGAACTGCTCGAGGGGTGTCGGGAGCTCTCGACCGTCGAACGCGAAACGCTTCGGGTCGCAGCGGAGAAGGGCTATTTCGATCAGCCCCGGGGTGCCACGCTGCAGATGCTCGCCAACGAGTTCGACATTTCCGATACCGCCGTCTCGAAGAACGTCCGCCGGGCCGAACGGAAGATCCTGCGGCGAGTCGTCGACGCGCTCGAGTCCGTCGAGTAGATCGAATCGGACCGAGAGCTATCTTTCGGCCTATTTTCCCGCGTTTGACTCGTTCGCCCAGGCGTAGGTCCGGTCCCCATTGACCCCGGGTTGGTATACCAACCCATCCAGTATTGTTGGTATAAACACATCCTATGCTTAGTATGGGATATAATACCACTCGACGTGGGGCGCTGAAGCGAACGGGTGCACTGACCGCGGTCGGCCTCGGTGGGCTCGCAGGGTGTCTCGACGAGCAAGGGGGACAGGCGGGCGGCGACCCGGAAGACGAAACGATAACGATCGGCGCGTTGCAGCCGGTGTCGGGCGAACTCGAGTACTACGGACAGATCAGCCTGATGGGGTTCTACTCCGGCCTGGCGTACAAGTACGGGGTCGATCCCATCGAGGACATGACGACGGGGTCGTACGAGCTCGACCCCGACGACGGGCCGACGTTCGAGATCATCGTCGAGGACACGGAGTTCAACCCGGAGACGGCCCAGAACGTCGCGGAGAGCCTCGTCGTGGACGAAGACGTCGACCTCCTCTTCGGCGGATCGTCGTCTGACTCAGCCCGGCGGATCATCCCGAACGTCGTCGACGAGGCGGACGTTCCCTACATCATCGGGCCGGCCGCCGACGGCGACATCACCGTCTCGAGCGAGCACTGTCACGACCTCGCGTTCCGCGCGAGCGAACACACGGCGATGGACGCTCGCGCCGGCGGGCGATACGTTGCCGAACAGGGAGACGTCTCGACGGTCGCGATCTTCGCCGCGGAGGGCGCGTTCGGCGAAGGCGTCGCGAACAACTACCAGGAGGTCCTCGAGAACCAGGGGGTCGAGGTACTCGAGCCGCGGTTCGTCGAGGCCGGCTACAGCGAGTTCGAGGGCATGTTCGACGAGGCCGTCGAGCAGGGCGCCGACGGCGTCGTCGGCGGGTTCACGTTCATCACCCTCCCCGAGTTCCTCCCGACGGCGATGTCCTACGACGAGATTCAGGCCTTCGGCGGGTTCGCCGCGCTCGTCACGACCCAGATCACGGGGCAGACGGTCGAGGCGGTCCTCGGCGAGGACTTCACCGCCGAAGACATTCAGGATGCAGGGCTCGGCCCCTTCACGACCCGATACCACTGGAACCAGTACGACAACCCGATCAACGACGAGTTCGTCGATCTGCACATCGACGCCTACGACCAGGTGCCGGACCTGTTCAGCGCCGGGACCTTCGTCGGCGCGTCGGCGCTCGTCCAGGCAATCGAGGAAAGCGGGTCGACCGAGGGCGAGGACATCGCCGACGCCATGCACGGGATGACCGTCACGGACACGCCGAAAGGCGAGAACGCGTACACGTTCCAGGAACACAACAACCAGGCGGCCTCCGCGATGACGGTCGCCTGGCCGGTCCCGACCAGCGAGGAGTACGAGGACACCTGGGACGCGGCCGTGATGCCGGGCGAACCGGTCGAGACCTACGCAGCCGAGGAGGTCGTGGTGCCGGCCGAGGAAGCGTCCTGCGACCTGGGGTGAGGTGATCGAATGCTACTCTCGACCCAGGATCTCACGAAGCAATTCGGCGGGATCACTGCCGTCGACGGGGTCGACTTCCGACTCGAGGAGGACGAACTCTGTTCGGTCATCGGCCCCAACGGGGCGGGCAAGACCACCTTCTTCAACCTCCTGACGGGCGTGCTCGAGCCGACCCGGGGGACGATCGAGTTCTCGCCGTCTGATGGAGGGGGGATCGACGACGGCGAGGCCGGTTCCGACGGCATGATCGACATCACGGACGCCCCTTCTCACGAGACGGCGCTGCTCGGCCTCCACCGATCGTACCAGGTCACGAACATCTTCCCGACGGTTTCGGTCCGCGAGAACGTCCGCGTGGCGGTCCAGGCCCACCGCGACGGCGACTCCTGGCGCTTCTGGCGCAACGTCGACGCCTTCGAGGACCACGTCGCCGAAGCCGACGCCATCTTGGAACGGATCGGCCTGCTCGAGTACGCCGACGAACCGGCCGAGAACCTCAGTCACGGCGAGAAGCGCAACCTGGAGATCGGGATCGCACTGGCCGGCGACCCCGACGTCCTGTTGCTCGACGAGCCCACGGCGGGTGTCTCGAGCGAGGACGTCGACCGCGTGACGGACATCATCGAGGACGTCGCCGAGGATCACGCCGTCATGCTGATCGAGCACAACATGGACGTCGTGATGGAGATCAGCGACCGCGTGGCGGTGCTCAACCAGGGCGACCTCATCGCTCAGGGTGAACCCGACGAGATCCGGGAGAGCGAGGCCGTCCAGCGGGCGTATCTCGGCGGCTACGAAGGGGGCGGGAACGGAAATGGGAACGGTGACGGCGCCGCGGGCACGACCGAGGCCGCGACCGACGGCGGCGAGTTCGATCCGGGGGTGTCGGCCGGATGAGCGATCCCAGCGACTCCGCAGACGGCTCCCGACCGCTGCTCGAACTCGAGGGCGTCCACACCTACTACGGCGAGAGCCACGTCCTCCAGGGGGTCGACCTCTCCGTCGACGAGGGGGAGATCGTCGCCCTGATCGGGCGCAACGGCGTCGGGAAGACGACAACGCTGCGCTCGATCCTGCAACTGACCCCGCCACGCGAGGGGACGGTTCGGTTCCGCGGCGAGGACGTCACCGGCGAGAGCACCCACGACGTCACCGGGCGCGGCATCGGCTGGGTGCCCGAGGAGCGACGGATGTTCGGCTACCTCACGGTCGAGGAGAACGTCCGCGTCTCCGTCGGTCCCGACCGCGACTACGAGGCCCTGCGGGAGTACGTCTTCGACCTGTTCCCTGACCTGGAGCAGTTCCGCGAAAAGGAGGCCCGGAACCTCAGCGGCGGCCAACAACAGATGCTCGCGATCGCCCGAGCGCTGGTCGGCGACAACGACCTGCTGCTGGTCGACGAGCCGAGCGAGGGGCTCGCGCCGATGATCGTCGACCAGGTCGTCGAGGCG of the Halobiforma lacisalsi AJ5 genome contains:
- a CDS encoding AMP-binding protein, with amino-acid sequence MNWGSDPYEWVGDWSGRRASLSPDRTAVIDETEGEAYTYADLDDRANATARLLESVGVDEGERVAVVSRNRVEAFDLFFATGKLGAILAPLSYRLAPPELAELLDLVEPRLLVIESPFVERIEHALARADVDPIVFELAADEIAGGWDLYADRVPDDGSPVETAERSLSDPHLLLHTGGSTGTPKETTITHGSIYWNSFNTITAWGLRPDDVAPMVFPIFHTGGWNVLTLPFFNMGGTLIIDREVEPDRVLEQIDRHGATVLVAVPAVLRTMARHDGWERADLSTLRFVKSGGGPCRDAIVRAWRNRGVEFSQGYGLTECGPNNFAMPDEWANEKVASVGKPVMHTDVRVVDDDGRVLETGEIGELELAGPHAAAGYWGDSGEGEETFADGWVSTGDLARRDEDGFYHIEGRKKNMFISGGENVYPPEVEDEIADHPAVAEVLVIGVPDDQWGTVGKAVVEPAEDAETEDGTPLTLRELEAYLDGRLARFKIPKYLEFVDEMPTSGPSKLDRAAVKDRFGGEPE
- a CDS encoding helix-turn-helix domain-containing protein; amino-acid sequence: MIDLTLDMEQYDCPFIDTTDDHAVSFSTLQWEFDRHSRELETRMIVEGENRSVLESGLSAVQEHPNMRTCDLFKKREERAVIRTVIDETDAMATIRANGGYITGPFHIQDGSERWDIGFDEEADADAALAELERNNEYSLESRQVMAFDAGGDVLEHAEAARELLEGCRELSTVERETLRVAAEKGYFDQPRGATLQMLANEFDISDTAVSKNVRRAERKILRRVVDALESVE
- a CDS encoding ABC transporter substrate-binding protein — its product is MGYNTTRRGALKRTGALTAVGLGGLAGCLDEQGGQAGGDPEDETITIGALQPVSGELEYYGQISLMGFYSGLAYKYGVDPIEDMTTGSYELDPDDGPTFEIIVEDTEFNPETAQNVAESLVVDEDVDLLFGGSSSDSARRIIPNVVDEADVPYIIGPAADGDITVSSEHCHDLAFRASEHTAMDARAGGRYVAEQGDVSTVAIFAAEGAFGEGVANNYQEVLENQGVEVLEPRFVEAGYSEFEGMFDEAVEQGADGVVGGFTFITLPEFLPTAMSYDEIQAFGGFAALVTTQITGQTVEAVLGEDFTAEDIQDAGLGPFTTRYHWNQYDNPINDEFVDLHIDAYDQVPDLFSAGTFVGASALVQAIEESGSTEGEDIADAMHGMTVTDTPKGENAYTFQEHNNQAASAMTVAWPVPTSEEYEDTWDAAVMPGEPVETYAAEEVVVPAEEASCDLG
- a CDS encoding ABC transporter ATP-binding protein, which translates into the protein MLLSTQDLTKQFGGITAVDGVDFRLEEDELCSVIGPNGAGKTTFFNLLTGVLEPTRGTIEFSPSDGGGIDDGEAGSDGMIDITDAPSHETALLGLHRSYQVTNIFPTVSVRENVRVAVQAHRDGDSWRFWRNVDAFEDHVAEADAILERIGLLEYADEPAENLSHGEKRNLEIGIALAGDPDVLLLDEPTAGVSSEDVDRVTDIIEDVAEDHAVMLIEHNMDVVMEISDRVAVLNQGDLIAQGEPDEIRESEAVQRAYLGGYEGGGNGNGNGDGAAGTTEAATDGGEFDPGVSAG
- a CDS encoding ABC transporter ATP-binding protein, yielding MSDPSDSADGSRPLLELEGVHTYYGESHVLQGVDLSVDEGEIVALIGRNGVGKTTTLRSILQLTPPREGTVRFRGEDVTGESTHDVTGRGIGWVPEERRMFGYLTVEENVRVSVGPDRDYEALREYVFDLFPDLEQFREKEARNLSGGQQQMLAIARALVGDNDLLLVDEPSEGLAPMIVDQVVEALREASADTTMILVEQNFPLAMDLADRFYLLDHGTVVESGETEGVTAEDERIRRYLSA